Proteins found in one Vagococcus carniphilus genomic segment:
- a CDS encoding PadR family transcriptional regulator: MDVQLRRGLLDYCVLAVLKEEDSYGYMIIKKMAPILEISESTLYPILKRLESNEFVSSYSVEHNGRLRKYYKVTEKGTIRLLDFTKEWEDVEAVINYIKGVVKK; this comes from the coding sequence ATGGATGTTCAGTTACGAAGGGGATTACTGGATTACTGTGTTTTAGCAGTTTTAAAAGAAGAAGATTCTTACGGATATATGATTATAAAAAAAATGGCACCTATACTTGAGATATCAGAATCTACTCTATATCCTATTTTAAAACGTTTAGAGAGTAATGAATTTGTTTCATCTTACTCAGTAGAACATAACGGAAGACTAAGAAAGTATTATAAAGTAACAGAAAAAGGGACCATACGTTTACTTGACTTCACAAAAGAATGGGAAGACGTTGAAGCTGTCATTAACTACATTAAAGGAGTTGTCAAAAAATGA
- a CDS encoding HAAS domain-containing protein translates to MNQSEFFMLLEKELHEQQIEEAHTYMTYYREIIADYLEDGFSEKEAIQKIGTINEIIETIKLEASSQTGGNTKKGPMTIFLLILGAPLWGAILLSLILLLCSGIIILWCVPLVFGSLSFAGLITGVVSLAGASLNTGFYYIITQLGVGIFASGFGIFLLIGTVYSIKIVVDLSKKLGRLLTTVFSQKGRIF, encoded by the coding sequence ATGAATCAATCTGAGTTTTTTATGCTATTAGAAAAGGAATTACACGAACAACAAATTGAAGAGGCACATACCTATATGACCTATTATAGAGAAATAATTGCTGATTATCTCGAGGATGGTTTTTCAGAAAAAGAAGCCATTCAAAAAATTGGAACAATTAACGAGATTATAGAAACAATCAAATTAGAAGCATCTAGTCAAACTGGAGGTAACACTAAAAAAGGACCAATGACTATTTTCCTATTGATTCTTGGAGCACCACTTTGGGGCGCTATTTTATTATCACTTATTTTACTCCTTTGTTCTGGTATTATTATTTTATGGTGTGTTCCATTAGTATTTGGCTCTCTTAGTTTTGCTGGTTTGATAACCGGTGTTGTTAGCTTAGCTGGAGCTTCGTTAAATACAGGTTTTTATTATATTATTACTCAATTAGGTGTTGGAATTTTTGCCTCTGGCTTTGGTATTTTCCTATTAATTGGAACAGTCTACTCTATTAAAATAGTCGTAGATCTGTCAAAAAAATTAGGACGTTTATTAACAACAGTTTTCTCTCAGAAAGGACGAATTTTCTAA
- the plsY gene encoding glycerol-3-phosphate 1-O-acyltransferase PlsY, with translation MKEVLLLFVAYLLGSLQSGVWIGQLFYKKDIRDFGSGNTGTTNTFRVLGKKAGIIVLFMDILKGTLATSLPLLFHLGLNPLWFGVAAILGHTFPIFGHFKGGKAVATSAGMLLAYSPPFFIYSASIFVIMLFLSSMVSLASMVSAVIITISTVVIPLIFPSILAYQDWLLTSLAVAISIFIIYRHRDNIKRIKDGTESHVPFGLNKRKD, from the coding sequence TTGAAAGAGGTACTTTTACTATTTGTAGCTTATTTATTAGGTTCGCTACAATCAGGCGTTTGGATTGGTCAATTATTTTATAAAAAAGATATTAGAGATTTTGGTAGTGGTAACACTGGTACAACAAATACATTTAGGGTTCTAGGAAAAAAAGCTGGTATTATTGTTTTATTCATGGATATTTTAAAAGGAACTCTTGCTACTTCTTTACCATTATTATTTCACCTTGGTTTAAATCCACTTTGGTTTGGTGTTGCAGCTATTCTCGGTCATACCTTCCCAATCTTTGGTCATTTTAAAGGTGGAAAAGCTGTAGCAACAAGTGCTGGTATGCTACTAGCCTATAGTCCTCCGTTCTTCATCTATTCTGCTAGTATTTTTGTTATTATGTTATTTTTATCTAGTATGGTCAGTCTAGCTAGTATGGTTAGTGCTGTTATTATTACCATTTCGACAGTTGTTATTCCGCTTATCTTTCCAAGTATATTAGCTTATCAAGATTGGCTTTTAACTAGTTTAGCAGTAGCTATTTCTATATTTATTATTTATAGACATCGTGATAATATCAAACGAATTAAAGATGGAACTGAAAGTCATGTGCCTTTTGGTTTAAATAAAAGAAAAGATTAA
- the rpmF gene encoding 50S ribosomal protein L32: MAVPARKTSKAKKNRRRTHYKLSAPGLTACSNCGEMRKSHHVCPSCGHYDGKDVMTKEA; the protein is encoded by the coding sequence ATGGCAGTACCAGCTAGAAAAACGTCAAAAGCTAAAAAAAATAGACGTCGTACTCATTACAAATTATCAGCTCCAGGCTTAACAGCTTGTTCAAACTGTGGTGAAATGAGAAAAAGTCATCACGTGTGTCCTTCTTGTGGCCACTACGATGGTAAAGATGTTATGACAAAAGAAGCATAA
- a CDS encoding YceD family protein, translating to MKWALAELNKYRNSQITFEETIDLEESLKSREPSILSLKKVDVNGFIQVDSTGYLAHMVVNTVITLPSSRSLEPVDLPLSLTIDEEYMTEAQINALVDVSEEDKQLIMPLEKDLIDLTEAVEDYILLNLPLQVLTKEEQNSTELPKGDFWQVLSEDDMETSPIQDSEQTIDPRLAKLSELLVTDDEE from the coding sequence ATGAAGTGGGCTTTGGCTGAGTTAAACAAATACAGAAATAGTCAAATAACATTTGAAGAAACAATTGATTTAGAAGAATCTTTAAAATCAAGAGAACCTTCTATTTTGAGTTTGAAAAAAGTTGACGTTAACGGATTTATTCAAGTTGATTCAACTGGTTATCTTGCTCATATGGTTGTTAATACGGTGATCACATTACCGTCATCTCGTTCGTTAGAACCTGTTGATTTACCTTTATCGTTAACAATAGATGAAGAGTACATGACAGAGGCACAAATTAACGCATTAGTAGATGTTAGTGAAGAGGATAAACAATTGATTATGCCTTTAGAAAAGGATTTAATTGATTTAACAGAAGCAGTAGAAGATTATATTCTACTCAACCTACCACTACAAGTGCTAACTAAGGAAGAACAAAATTCAACCGAACTTCCAAAAGGTGATTTTTGGCAAGTCCTTTCTGAAGATGATATGGAAACTTCTCCAATTCAAGATTCAGAACAAACGATTGATCCTCGTCTTGCGAAATTGTCTGAGTTACTTGTAACAGACGACGAAGAGTAA
- the dnaI gene encoding primosomal protein DnaI, translating into MENIGKGLDRTLKSKNLTSKLDKLMEEVMQDKDVQEFITEHREQLTDDDIVKSYAKLYEFVQEKKKYELKDASMIAPGYEPRLFMNFHYIDVTYVPTENLIQKQEQAIIRNRVKAMDMPKDIREARLDKLELTTERIEAFQEAVKFIDEFEDNPKGFHQGLYLQGTFGVGKTYLLGAIANTLAEKGFQTTLVHFPTFAVEMKQSIQKDTVGEKLEAVKRAPILMIDDIGADSMSSWVRDDILGVILQYRMQEQLPTFFSSNFDMKQLEREHLSVTQRGEEEPLKAKRIMERVRYLTKEINMIGENRRLSN; encoded by the coding sequence ATGGAAAATATTGGCAAGGGCTTAGATAGAACATTAAAGTCAAAGAACTTAACAAGTAAATTAGATAAGCTTATGGAAGAAGTGATGCAAGATAAAGATGTACAAGAATTTATCACTGAACATCGTGAGCAATTAACTGATGATGATATTGTGAAAAGTTATGCGAAACTTTATGAATTTGTCCAAGAAAAGAAAAAATATGAGTTAAAAGATGCTTCCATGATTGCACCAGGATATGAACCTCGTTTGTTTATGAACTTTCACTACATTGACGTCACTTATGTTCCAACTGAGAACTTAATTCAAAAGCAAGAACAAGCTATTATCAGAAACCGAGTTAAAGCAATGGACATGCCTAAAGATATTAGAGAGGCAAGACTAGATAAATTAGAACTAACAACAGAACGAATTGAAGCTTTTCAAGAAGCTGTCAAATTTATTGATGAGTTTGAAGATAATCCTAAGGGGTTCCATCAAGGTCTTTATCTTCAAGGCACATTTGGAGTTGGGAAAACTTACTTACTTGGAGCGATTGCCAATACGTTAGCTGAAAAAGGATTTCAAACAACTTTAGTTCATTTCCCAACATTTGCTGTTGAGATGAAACAATCCATTCAAAAAGATACAGTTGGAGAGAAGTTAGAGGCTGTAAAACGAGCTCCAATCTTAATGATTGATGATATTGGGGCTGATTCCATGAGTAGCTGGGTCAGAGATGATATTTTAGGTGTTATTTTACAATATCGTATGCAAGAGCAGTTACCTACTTTCTTTTCTTCTAATTTTGATATGAAACAGTTAGAAAGAGAGCATTTAAGTGTGACTCAGCGTGGTGAGGAAGAACCGTTAAAAGCGAAAAGAATCATGGAAAGAGTCCGATATCTAACAAAAGAAATCAATATGATTGGTGAAAACAGAAGACTGTCTAATTAA
- a CDS encoding replication initiation and membrane attachment family protein: protein MSEAWEHLKPKDKFSVIKTQYISEMDYMVLNMLYQPIVGTDAIGLLNTLLIMEKISSKKETQMHSVLLNQLNIGIPSFYAAREKLEAVGLLKSFVKKLDQENHFIYEIQQPLEPSVFLHDDILSLLLIEKLGFKEVESLSEYFNFKRRDMEDYLEVTKTFVDVFNFNSTHLASHENELEEIKQNVTLKKENEKIPLVTKSFDWIFFNSLIENLHIDEEQIEKELKRTIELFHQLYGINELEMFDYVKQSVDYVTNRVIEKDFKQLIYKGYHSRKKQEQSTAAIQNKSELRLTETEKDQLRKNTLRLTGFSDAEIEVIIACDTTPPLIFLKAIKTQKGGFVSDNERWTIEKLKTQSNLPDSVLNVLIHYTLVVQNKASINQNMMMTIANDWAQKKIFSPEDALTQVKELQKEREKPKNKTKNNTYSNRSNNRKETLPEWAKDESNRKETRLSKEEEAFFAEQLNKLTNKPKEGEK, encoded by the coding sequence TTGAGTGAAGCATGGGAGCATTTAAAACCGAAAGATAAATTTTCAGTCATTAAAACACAATATATTTCAGAAATGGATTATATGGTGCTAAATATGTTGTATCAACCGATTGTCGGTACCGATGCTATAGGGCTTTTAAATACATTACTTATTATGGAAAAAATTAGCTCTAAAAAAGAGACTCAAATGCATAGTGTCTTGCTTAATCAGCTAAATATTGGGATACCAAGTTTTTATGCTGCAAGAGAAAAATTAGAAGCAGTAGGTTTGTTAAAGTCATTTGTCAAAAAGTTAGATCAAGAAAATCACTTTATTTATGAAATACAACAACCACTTGAACCAAGTGTTTTTCTGCATGATGATATTTTATCTTTATTATTAATTGAAAAATTAGGATTCAAAGAAGTAGAATCATTAAGTGAATACTTTAACTTTAAAAGAAGAGATATGGAAGATTATCTCGAGGTGACAAAAACTTTTGTAGATGTGTTTAATTTCAATTCAACACACTTAGCAAGTCATGAAAATGAATTAGAAGAGATTAAACAAAATGTAACGTTAAAAAAAGAAAACGAAAAGATTCCATTAGTAACTAAGAGCTTTGATTGGATTTTCTTTAATAGCTTAATCGAAAATTTACACATCGATGAAGAACAAATAGAAAAAGAACTAAAACGTACTATTGAGCTATTTCATCAATTATATGGAATCAATGAACTTGAGATGTTTGATTACGTGAAACAATCAGTAGATTATGTGACTAATCGAGTTATTGAAAAAGACTTCAAGCAATTAATTTATAAGGGTTATCATAGTCGAAAGAAACAAGAACAATCAACAGCAGCCATTCAAAATAAGTCAGAACTTAGATTAACAGAGACAGAAAAAGACCAATTAAGAAAAAATACTTTACGTTTAACAGGTTTTTCTGATGCTGAGATTGAGGTAATCATAGCTTGTGATACTACACCTCCTTTAATCTTTTTAAAGGCGATAAAGACGCAAAAAGGTGGCTTTGTCAGTGATAATGAGAGATGGACGATTGAAAAGCTAAAAACACAATCTAATTTACCGGATTCTGTTTTAAATGTGTTGATCCATTACACACTAGTTGTTCAAAATAAAGCTTCAATCAACCAAAATATGATGATGACAATTGCTAACGATTGGGCTCAAAAAAAGATTTTTTCGCCAGAAGATGCTTTAACGCAAGTAAAAGAACTTCAAAAAGAGCGTGAAAAGCCTAAGAATAAAACAAAAAATAATACTTATAGTAATAGAAGCAATAATAGAAAAGAAACACTTCCTGAATGGGCAAAGGATGAATCAAACAGAAAAGAAACAAGACTTTCAAAAGAAGAAGAAGCTTTCTTTGCTGAACAGCTTAATAAGCTAACAAACAAACCTAAAGAAGGTGAGAAGTAA
- the nrdR gene encoding transcriptional regulator NrdR translates to MQCPKCHFNGSRVVDSRPADDGRAIRRRRECEDCGFRFTTFERVEVTPLLVVKKNGAREEFNRDKVLRGLVRSAEKRPVPMEKMEQIVDNVENRIRALGENEVSTTMIGEFVMEDLVNLDEIAYIRFASVYRQFKDMSVFLEELQEVIDKENRE, encoded by the coding sequence ATGCAATGTCCAAAATGTCATTTTAATGGTTCCAGAGTAGTGGATAGTCGACCTGCTGATGATGGAAGAGCTATCAGAAGAAGAAGAGAATGTGAAGACTGTGGATTTAGATTTACAACATTTGAAAGAGTAGAAGTAACCCCTCTTTTAGTCGTTAAGAAAAATGGAGCAAGAGAAGAATTTAATCGAGATAAGGTATTAAGAGGTCTTGTTCGTTCTGCAGAAAAACGACCAGTTCCAATGGAAAAGATGGAACAAATTGTTGACAATGTAGAAAATAGAATCAGAGCATTAGGAGAAAATGAAGTATCTACGACAATGATTGGTGAATTTGTTATGGAAGATTTAGTTAACCTAGATGAAATTGCTTATATCCGGTTTGCCAGTGTTTATCGTCAATTTAAAGATATGAGTGTTTTCTTGGAAGAATTACAAGAAGTTATTGATAAAGAAAACAGAGAATAA
- the coaE gene encoding dephospho-CoA kinase (Dephospho-CoA kinase (CoaE) performs the final step in coenzyme A biosynthesis.), with translation MCFILGLTGGISSGKSAVSQCFKEKGIPVVDADAIAREVVKPRTPGLSKIIAHFGSSILTEERELDRKKLGEIIFNDDKEREILDNILRQEIELKMDEELERLKREHHELIIMDIPLLFEASYESKCDEIMTVFVSQKTQLSRLTLRDNISEEQALARINSQMPIVDKALLSDVIIDNEGTIENTKLQVDRWLDIFKETRFSN, from the coding sequence ATGTGTTTTATTTTGGGTTTAACAGGTGGCATTTCATCTGGAAAAAGTGCAGTGAGTCAATGTTTTAAAGAAAAAGGTATTCCAGTAGTTGATGCAGACGCTATTGCTAGGGAAGTGGTAAAACCTCGAACTCCAGGTTTGTCTAAGATTATCGCTCACTTTGGTTCATCAATTTTGACAGAAGAACGAGAGTTGGATCGGAAAAAATTAGGAGAAATTATCTTTAATGATGATAAGGAAAGAGAAATTTTAGATAATATTCTACGACAAGAAATTGAATTGAAAATGGATGAAGAACTTGAAAGACTAAAAAGAGAACATCATGAGCTGATCATAATGGATATTCCTCTTTTATTTGAGGCAAGTTATGAATCAAAATGTGATGAAATAATGACTGTTTTCGTTAGTCAAAAAACACAATTATCAAGGCTTACGCTAAGAGATAATATTTCTGAAGAGCAAGCGTTAGCAAGAATTAATAGTCAAATGCCAATCGTTGATAAAGCTCTTTTATCAGATGTTATCATTGATAATGAAGGAACAATCGAAAATACTAAGTTACAAGTTGATAGATGGTTAGATATTTTTAAAGAAACTAGATTTTCAAATTAA
- the mutM gene encoding DNA-formamidopyrimidine glycosylase, with product MPELPEVETVRKGLENLVRKKKIVKVEVFWPRIIDHSNIDEFKLNLMGETIEEIERRGKYLIFKLTHFDMISHLRMEGKFEYHQQSDPIMKHTHVIFKFNDGTELRYLDVRKFGRFVLLEKDTAHEYKGLKKLGPEPVKELFLLDDFEEQLKKRKKAIKPLLLDQTLVTGLGNIYVDEALFRAEIHPEQEGNTLTKEEVKRLHQAIINVLGEAVEAGGTTIRSYKNALGDAGNFQVSLLVYGQNGESCPRCGHEILKKKVAQRGTHYCPMCQIYRVRKG from the coding sequence ATGCCAGAATTACCAGAAGTAGAAACAGTAAGAAAAGGGTTAGAAAATCTTGTTCGAAAGAAAAAAATAGTTAAAGTAGAAGTCTTTTGGCCTCGAATTATTGACCATTCAAACATAGATGAGTTTAAACTTAATCTAATGGGAGAAACCATAGAAGAAATAGAACGACGTGGCAAGTACCTAATTTTTAAACTAACTCACTTTGATATGATTAGTCATTTGAGAATGGAAGGTAAGTTTGAATACCATCAGCAAAGTGATCCAATCATGAAACATACCCATGTAATTTTTAAATTTAATGATGGCACTGAACTTCGTTATTTAGATGTGAGGAAATTTGGGAGATTTGTCTTGTTGGAAAAAGATACAGCTCATGAGTATAAAGGTTTAAAAAAACTTGGACCTGAACCTGTAAAAGAACTATTTTTATTAGATGATTTTGAAGAACAATTAAAAAAACGAAAAAAAGCAATTAAACCTTTGTTACTAGATCAAACTCTAGTAACAGGTCTTGGAAATATTTATGTGGACGAGGCATTATTTAGAGCTGAGATTCACCCTGAACAAGAAGGTAATACGTTAACTAAGGAAGAGGTCAAACGACTTCATCAAGCAATTATTAATGTGTTAGGAGAAGCAGTAGAAGCTGGTGGGACGACGATTAGATCATATAAGAATGCATTAGGGGATGCTGGTAATTTTCAAGTATCACTTCTTGTTTATGGTCAAAATGGAGAAAGTTGTCCTAGGTGTGGTCATGAGATATTGAAAAAGAAAGTAGCTCAGCGAGGAACTCATTATTGTCCAATGTGTCAAATTTATAGAGTTAGGAAAGGATAA
- the polA gene encoding DNA polymerase I — translation MAKNKLLLIDGNSIAFRGFFALYQSLERFKNQSGLHTNALYAVHNMLENVLEREKPTHVLVAFDAGKTTFRHSFYEDYKAGRAKTPSEFKEQMPYLRDLIEGLGMKHYELENYEADDIIGTLATQADKEKFDVVVLSGDKDLTQLASDNIRVDVTVKGVSEIESYTPEHIMEKYGLVPNQIIDMKGLAGDQSDNIPGVTKIGEKTAIKLLKEYDTVEGVYENIDSMKKSKMKENLINEKEIALMSKKLATINIDAPIDIKVDELGFDGKNLDVLVPFYKEMDFNSFLNKLDSSLVTADNEDKKEIHYEVIDSLTKEMFQTDLSLYVEMLDENYHTSEVVGFAFGNAENCYVSTNLDLFEEPLFIEWLKNEDMTKKVFDTKRTEVALNRFGLSLKGVKFDTLLASYLIDSTNNSEDIAEIAQKFNYYDVDRDEAVYGKGAKKGLPENESEMFEHLARKIHAIDFLYEPLMEELESKNQLDLFNEIELPLAHILGEMEIEGITVNASRLQEMKGEFAKRLNEIEQKVYEAAGEEFNLNSPKQLGVILFEKMGLPVIKKTKTGYSTAVDVLEKLQGENPIIDDILTYRQIAKIQSTYVEGLLKVIFEDNKIHTRYVQTLTQTGRLSSVDPNLQNIPIRLEEGRKIREAFVPRNADWQLFSSDYSQIELRVLAHISDDEHLKAAFIEGQDIHASTAMRVFGVEKEEDVDGNLRRQAKAVNFGIVYGISDYGLSQNLGISRQDAQTFIDTYFEKYPGVKDYMEQVVREAKDKGYVETLYHRRRYLPDINARNFNIRSFAERTAINTPIQGSAADILKIAMIQIDQKLKDEKMEATMLLQVHDELVFEAPKSEIPRLQQIVEETMENAVQLSVPLKADSSVGNTWYEAK, via the coding sequence ATGGCAAAAAATAAATTATTATTAATTGATGGAAATAGTATTGCTTTTAGAGGTTTCTTTGCATTGTATCAATCTTTGGAGCGTTTTAAAAATCAAAGTGGTTTACATACGAATGCCTTATATGCAGTACATAATATGTTGGAAAATGTTTTAGAAAGAGAAAAGCCAACTCATGTGTTAGTTGCTTTTGATGCAGGAAAAACAACTTTTAGACATTCTTTTTACGAAGATTATAAAGCAGGAAGAGCAAAAACACCAAGTGAATTTAAAGAGCAAATGCCTTATTTAAGAGATTTAATTGAAGGTTTAGGAATGAAGCATTATGAACTAGAAAATTATGAAGCAGATGATATTATTGGCACATTAGCAACTCAAGCTGATAAAGAAAAATTTGATGTAGTTGTTTTATCTGGAGATAAAGATTTAACTCAATTAGCTTCTGACAATATCCGTGTTGATGTTACCGTTAAAGGTGTTAGTGAAATTGAATCTTATACACCAGAGCATATTATGGAAAAATATGGATTAGTTCCAAATCAGATAATTGATATGAAGGGACTAGCAGGAGACCAGTCTGACAATATTCCTGGAGTGACTAAGATTGGTGAAAAAACAGCTATTAAATTATTAAAAGAGTATGATACGGTAGAAGGCGTCTATGAAAATATAGATTCAATGAAAAAAAGTAAAATGAAAGAAAATCTTATTAATGAAAAAGAAATAGCGTTAATGAGTAAAAAATTAGCAACTATTAATATTGATGCACCAATTGATATTAAGGTGGATGAATTAGGTTTTGATGGAAAAAATCTTGATGTCTTAGTTCCTTTTTATAAGGAAATGGATTTTAATTCATTTTTAAATAAATTGGATTCAAGTTTAGTGACTGCTGATAATGAAGACAAAAAAGAAATTCATTATGAAGTCATTGATTCTTTAACAAAAGAGATGTTCCAAACTGATTTATCACTTTATGTAGAGATGCTAGATGAGAACTATCACACGTCTGAGGTTGTTGGTTTTGCATTTGGAAATGCTGAAAATTGCTATGTATCAACTAATCTTGATTTATTTGAAGAACCATTATTTATTGAGTGGCTTAAAAATGAAGATATGACTAAAAAAGTATTTGATACAAAACGTACTGAAGTTGCTTTAAATCGCTTTGGTTTAAGCTTAAAAGGTGTAAAATTTGATACACTGTTAGCTTCTTATCTAATTGATTCAACTAATAATAGCGAAGATATTGCTGAAATTGCGCAAAAATTTAATTATTATGATGTTGACCGAGATGAGGCTGTTTATGGTAAGGGAGCTAAAAAAGGGTTACCTGAAAATGAATCAGAGATGTTTGAGCATTTAGCAAGGAAGATTCATGCTATTGATTTCTTATACGAACCATTAATGGAAGAGTTGGAAAGTAAAAATCAACTTGATTTATTTAATGAGATAGAATTGCCATTAGCCCATATTTTAGGCGAGATGGAGATTGAAGGAATTACAGTTAACGCAAGTCGCTTACAAGAGATGAAAGGTGAATTTGCTAAAAGATTAAACGAAATAGAGCAAAAAGTATACGAAGCTGCAGGAGAAGAATTTAACTTAAATTCACCAAAACAATTAGGTGTTATCCTTTTTGAAAAAATGGGCTTACCTGTTATCAAGAAAACTAAAACAGGTTATTCTACTGCTGTTGATGTTTTAGAAAAACTACAAGGTGAAAATCCTATTATTGATGATATTTTAACTTATCGTCAAATTGCTAAAATACAATCAACGTATGTTGAAGGCTTACTAAAAGTTATTTTTGAAGATAATAAAATTCATACAAGATACGTTCAAACATTGACGCAGACAGGACGATTAAGTTCAGTTGATCCTAATCTGCAAAATATTCCAATTAGATTAGAAGAAGGTCGAAAAATAAGAGAAGCCTTTGTTCCTAGAAATGCAGATTGGCAATTATTCTCTTCTGACTATTCGCAAATTGAGTTAAGAGTCTTAGCTCACATTTCAGATGACGAACATTTAAAAGCAGCCTTTATTGAAGGTCAAGATATTCATGCCAGTACAGCAATGAGGGTATTTGGTGTTGAAAAGGAAGAAGATGTAGATGGTAATTTAAGACGCCAAGCAAAAGCGGTGAACTTTGGAATTGTTTATGGTATAAGTGATTATGGTTTATCTCAGAACCTAGGTATTTCTCGTCAAGACGCTCAAACATTTATTGATACTTACTTTGAAAAATATCCAGGCGTTAAAGATTATATGGAACAAGTAGTTAGAGAAGCTAAAGATAAAGGTTATGTAGAGACTCTTTATCATAGAAGAAGATACTTACCTGATATTAATGCTAGAAACTTTAACATCAGAAGCTTTGCAGAAAGAACAGCTATTAATACACCTATCCAAGGTAGTGCGGCTGATATTCTAAAAATTGCTATGATTCAAATTGATCAAAAACTAAAAGATGAAAAAATGGAAGCAACAATGCTTCTTCAAGTGCATGATGAGTTAGTTTTTGAAGCTCCTAAATCAGAAATTCCACGTTTACAACAAATTGTAGAAGAAACAATGGAAAACGCTGTTCAATTAAGTGTACCTTTAAAAGCAGATAGCAGTGTTGGAAATACTTGGTATGAAGCCAAATAA
- a CDS encoding Bax inhibitor-1/YccA family protein produces the protein MMMDNNHNVEKATGISKFYSKVYGYLGLGILLSAITSFLVINVFPNEVLGFVYGGRLNFFLMWGVQIGLVIYLGKNAFSNSGKSLLGYIAYTILTGVTISATVFMYDATDVTLAFVTAAGMFIGMSLVGVFIKKDLSAMGHAMYSFLIGALIAIVLNLFVLKSSAVDFAISLAMVVVFAGLTAWDNQKIKLYYQEMGDQAGSNLAIYCAMTLYLDLVNLFLSLLRIFGRD, from the coding sequence ATGATGATGGACAATAATCATAACGTTGAAAAAGCAACAGGTATTTCTAAATTTTATAGTAAGGTGTATGGATATCTTGGTTTAGGTATTTTACTAAGTGCTATAACATCTTTCTTGGTAATTAATGTTTTCCCAAATGAAGTTTTAGGCTTTGTTTATGGTGGTCGATTGAATTTCTTCTTAATGTGGGGAGTTCAAATTGGTTTAGTGATTTATTTAGGTAAAAATGCTTTTAGTAATTCTGGTAAATCACTTTTAGGTTACATTGCTTATACAATTTTAACAGGTGTAACTATCTCAGCAACAGTTTTTATGTATGATGCGACAGATGTAACATTAGCCTTTGTGACGGCAGCAGGAATGTTTATCGGCATGTCACTAGTTGGTGTATTTATTAAAAAAGATTTAAGCGCAATGGGACACGCAATGTATAGCTTTTTAATTGGAGCTTTGATTGCAATTGTGTTAAACCTATTTGTTCTTAAAAGTTCAGCAGTAGATTTTGCGATTTCTCTTGCTATGGTTGTTGTTTTTGCAGGATTAACTGCTTGGGACAATCAAAAAATCAAATTATACTACCAAGAAATGGGCGATCAAGCAGGTTCAAACTTAGCCATTTATTGTGCGATGACATTATATCTTGATTTAGTGAACTTGTTCTTATCACTATTAAGAATTTTTGGTAGAGACTAA
- a CDS encoding MaoC family dehydratase produces MLKFQKKDGKTIDELSEGESLSITETIEDSQLLLYLGLTNDANPLFIQHKFAERTEYEKPIVPSIMLMGIISSVISKHLPGPGSNIVNLSFNLVNPVYHYETLTFHFEIIKIDLLKEVVTVSVKAQNYEEVRVLDAVVMVKPTKIKQITEKDVIDDDGQ; encoded by the coding sequence GTGCTAAAATTTCAAAAAAAAGATGGTAAAACCATCGATGAATTATCTGAAGGCGAATCGTTAAGTATCACAGAAACAATTGAAGATAGTCAGTTATTGTTATACTTAGGACTAACAAATGACGCCAATCCTTTGTTTATTCAGCATAAATTTGCCGAAAGAACTGAATATGAAAAACCAATTGTTCCAAGTATTATGTTGATGGGAATTATTTCGAGTGTCATCTCAAAACATTTACCTGGGCCAGGATCTAATATTGTTAATTTATCTTTTAACTTAGTTAATCCGGTTTATCATTATGAGACGCTTACTTTTCATTTTGAAATCATAAAAATTGATTTGCTGAAAGAAGTTGTAACGGTTTCTGTCAAAGCTCAAAATTATGAAGAAGTCAGAGTGTTAGACGCGGTCGTAATGGTAAAACCAACTAAGATTAAACAAATAACTGAAAAGGACGTGATTGATGATGATGGACAATAA